In the candidate division KSB1 bacterium genome, ATCGGCGCGCTGTTAATCCTTTAGCCGGTGTTCTCAAAGACCAAAACTGGCAAATCCGCAAGGAAGCAGCAGAAGCTTTGGGTGAGATTCAAGATGTACGTGCAATCTCTCCTTTGATTTCAGCTTTAAAGGATGTCAACTGGCAGGTGCGAAAAGAGGCCGCGGAAGCGCTCGGACAAATCGAAGACCCGCGAGCGCTGAAACCGTTGAGTCTGGCGCTAAAGGATGAAAATCCTCACGTTAGAAAGGAAGCGGCGGGAGCGATTGGCGAGATTAGGCGGTAGGGAGCGGTCGCGACCGTTCCCTACAAAAAAGACAACTATTTTAGGTATCGTCCGTCTTTATTAAAAAGCAGTTCCTTTCTCTTATCATACTAAACTCTTTTAGGAAATTGACCTATGTCTTCTCAAATTTTGACCCGGGCATTTCTTGCCTATTCCCTGGCCCTCGTTTTCTTTTTTGATAATCCAACCGTTGCACAGAATATCGATTCAATTCCTCTTAAGACAAATGTCCCGGAACAGCAATTGATATCGGATCTTGAATCATTCGTTCCTGAATTAATGGAGCGTGCTGAGGTTCCGGGACTCTCGATAGCCATCATTCGGGACGCTGAGATTATCTTGCATGGGGCTTACGGTGTCAGAAATATCAACACGAAAGAAGCGGTCAATGACAGCACGATTTTTCAAGCCGCCTCCCTGAGTAAAACCCTCTTTGCTTACGCCGTTTTGAGAATGGTTGAAAAGGGTGAACTTGATCTGGACACGCCATTATCGGATTATTTTGGCGCC is a window encoding:
- a CDS encoding beta-lactamase family protein; translated protein: MSSQILTRAFLAYSLALVFFFDNPTVAQNIDSIPLKTNVPEQQLISDLESFVPELMERAEVPGLSIAIIRDAEIILHGAYGVRNINTKEAVNDSTIFQAASLSKTLFAYAVLRMVEKGELDLDTPLSDYFGA